The genomic DNA CTCCCAGATGTTCTTCTTCACCCCCATGTAGTGGGCGGTGTACAGCGCTCCCTCGAAGAAGACTTGGACAGTGGGTGGTGCTGCGTATATGGTGAGTACGGTATAGTTGACGGTCCAGCATACGAGGATGTACTTCTCGCTCTGATCGATCTCGATCAGCTCTGTTGCCGTGAGGGTCGTTTCATAGTGCGTCCAGTTGGTCCAGCTGAAATCATTCGCCGAGGAGAGCACGACCACGTAGTCGTCGATATCTCCTCCGGAGACGCTATCGGGCCAGCTCGGATTCGCCGTTCCGATCGTCACCTCGGTCGAAGTGGAATCCGGCAAGCCCTCGGCGGCGAGGGTGATCTTGAACTCCAGGTGGTAATCGAGGACGTAGGTAGTCGCGGCCAACACGGTGTACGATGTCTGATCGTTGGTGTGACATCTCATATCAGAATCGATCAGCACGATCTCGCTCATGGTGATGGTGCTCCCTATGTCGCACCAGTCCTGCCATGGACTGGCGTCACAGTAGTATCCGGTCTGTGCGGTTCCGAACTGCTCATAATTCACTTCTCCAGGATGAAGGGATGAGAGACACATTCCCGTGGCTTGCACGCTGCATTTGTACTGCTCCCAGTAATCCAAAATCGTGGTTGCAGACCCAGTGACCTGATAACTGGTCGTGTCGGGTGTGAACCACCTATGGCTGGCGTCCGATGCTGTTGAGGGATTGGAGAATGTGTAGTAGCTGTTCTCGTCCATCCAGGTCGAGAGGGAAACGGCGTCGTAGAGGTCGTAACTCAGGCTAGCTTCATCCAACTCGTAGTCCAGGTTGACGTGATTCGCCACGTTAAGATCGGTATAGCCCACGGTATCGACACCGCAATTGATCCAATACTGATGGATGTAGTCGACCGTGGCCGTGATATCACCGTTCACGGTCCAGGATGTAGTATCCGTGGTGTGATACCTCTCGGTGGAGCTCACCACCACCACATCCTCGATCTGCACCGTTGTACCCGCATCGCAGAGCTCGCTGAAGCCAGCACCATCCCAGATCAGCTTGGACTTAAGGACCCCATTCTGGGTGTAGCTGACGGAAGCTCCTGGAATCATCGGCATGCCGTTGGTGTTGATGGTGACCTGGTGCTGCTGGTAGTACTGGACTTCGAGATCGATGATGGGCTCCACCACGATGAAGTTCACCTGATCATCGGTCGTGTACATCGACCCAGGTACTGTGGGATCGATGCTGAGGGAGGTGCCATGGTCGCAGTCGATCGAGGTTATCCCGTTCCCGACGTTGATGGACTTGGCGGTGCCACCCTCAGTGTAGGTGACGGTGGTCAGGCCAGCCGGTGCCAGGCCGCTCACATCGATATTCACCGCGTGCTTACCGGTCATTCTCAGCGTTGGATCACCTGTGAGTGACATCCCGTAAACCCACTTCCTGTCGACCTCGGCAGTGGAGGCGAACCAGTCGCCGAACGCCTCACCCACGGTGTCACCGTTACCTATCGGAGTATAGAACGGACCTTCGTTGAACATGCTCCCTGTCTTGGTGGATGCCAGGGCGATCAGCGTCGTGCTTGGATTGAGCACCTGCCAACCCGCGAGGTAGTCTTCGGAGGTGAAGCGACCTCCAGAGCAGACGAACAGGTTGTAGAACATGTTTGGTGAGTCGGTCTCGTCCCATCCTTGCACATCAGGGACCGCATCCACCCTGGCTCCTGGCTCCCATATCGATACGGCGGGATTGTTTGTATCGGGAACCTTGAACCTGTGGCCCGTAGGGGAACCGTGACACATCACGTGGACTATTGTGTATCCGTCGTCAAGGTGGTCAAGGTAGTTGGCCTCGCATGTTGTAGCCTTGTCCGTCACGTGCGTTCGTGATGATATGGCGTATCCTACCCTGTCATAGACATCGTTGGCCGGTGTCCAGTCATCGTCAACATACACCAGGGCTTCTTGGTCATAGGAGATATCGCCAATCCTGAAATCGTGGTTCTTGTCGAAATAGTCGGTCAGTAGGGTGATCTCGTCCCCGGACATCAGATCCGCGCGAATTCTCCCAAGCCAGATATCGGCCTCGATATCACCGCTACCTGCGGTATGGATATTGTACATTCCATCGGTGTCGTTATCCTCCCAGTACCCGTCTAGATCCATGTAGAACAGGTCACAGGGAAACTCCTCATGCTTTGGTGGAGCAGGGCTAGGATCCCATTGTGATTCCATCTCGAACCAGGCTGCAGTGATATTGCCCACCATGAAGCACCCCTGGAGTCCAGAGGCCCAGGCCGTACTGAGATGAGACCTTATGGTATCCGGAGAGGTCCCGGTTGCCACGGTGAAGATACGGACTCCAAGGCCCGTCTTCTCCACGTCGTCGGCATACCTGTCCAGCTCATCATCGATGTCACTGTAGATCCTTGACTCCACGATCACATCCATGAAGGGCGAGAGCGTGGTATCTCGCTGCATTATCGGAATGAAGGAGATGTAGATCGGGAAAAGATAGATGTCCAAAATACCAAGATCCAGTATGAGATTGTAGTAATCAGGAGCAACTCTGTCAACTTCCGTTGTCAAGAGGTTCTCCGATGTGTCAGTCGCTGCGGAGCCCTCACTGGAGCCAGGTAGGATGATCAAGCACGATGTCACCATTCCCAGGGCAACCAAGATGCATACTATGGCCATTGAGATATTCTTTGGATTTCTTCTTGCACTTAAGTCGATATTCTTCGACATAGCTATCACTGTTCTGCGTTCTTCTTGAATAAATAGGTAGAGTTTGAAATCGACAGTAGCCCTTCTGAGCCGAAACTACTTATAATTATATTTAATATATTATATTATATTATATTAACACCATTAATATTTCGAGGAAACTGATGGGGGGTGTCCAAGACGATAACCTATAAATCTTGATGACCTCTATACTAGCCTCACCACAATTTGGCTTGTGAATAATCAAGTCTGGGGAAAGTAAGGAGTCTAACAAATGCTCCGAAGATCAATGATCATTACCTTCATCGCACTGGTTTCGATCACATGCCTTCTAGCACCTTCGGTCGCAGGTGAAATGGCAGACGACCAGACGACGCTCCCCGCTACGATCACGGGACGGACGGTCGATCCCTTTGACGAGCCCATTTCCGGTGTACTCGTTATTATTGATACAGGAGAGAACACCACTACTGACTCCCAGGGCCATTTTACTCTCTTCACCACCAGACAGGACCACACAATCAGCTTCTACAAGGAAAACTACACCACCGAGACGTTCTTCATCTCAATCTCCCATGACCAGGGCACTCTTAACATTGGTGAGATCACACTACAAGGTGATCCCAATCCTAACATGACGATGATTTTCATCATATTCATCGGCTGCACCGCTTTCATCGTCATCGTTTTGGCATTGGCTTTCATGAGCAAGGATTAGCTGGCATAGCAGATCTCGTAGTCAGGTTTATTATGAATGTTCTCAGATTGAAAAGGGAGACAATTTCTTTGGAGATTCTAAATGTCACGCAGATCGATCTTGATCATTGGAGGGGGCATCGCCGGTCTGTCGACCGGATGCTATGCCCAAATGAATGGATACGATACCACTATCCTTGAAATGCATGACCGCCCTGGGGGCATGTGTACCTCTTGGCAAAGGAAAGGCTACACATTCGATTACTGCATCCATAATTTGGCGGGAACAAGACCCGGTTCCGGATTGAGTCAGATGTGGGATGAACTGGGTGCGTTCAAGGGGACGGAGGTGATCGACCACGAGGTCTTCCAACGGGTGGAATCCTGCGACGGAAAGGAGTTCAACCTGTACTGTGACCTAGACCGTTTGGAAAGGCATATGAAGGAAATATCTCCCGATGATTCCAAGGTCATCGATGAGTTCGTGAACGCGGCGCGATCCTTCTCCAAGATAGACTTCTTCGGAATGGGCACGGGCGGCTTCAAGCTGGGCATGATCAGCAAGATGGGTAAGCTCATGAAGTACAGCAAGATGACGATCGAGGAGTTCTCCAGCAAATTCAAGGATCCCTTCCTGAGAAGGGCGTTCCGAACGGTCCAGTACAATATGTCGGAGATCCCAATGACGGTCATTCTGGTATTCATGTCCGGCTTTGACAATGGAGACCTTGGATGGCCCAAGGGAGGTTCATTCGAATTCAGCAGGCGGATCGAGTCCCGCTTCATAGAGCTGGGTGGGGAGATTAGGTACCGCCATAAAGTAAAGAGGATAATCGTGGACAACAACCGAGCTGTGGGGGTGGAGATGGAGGACGGGTCGGAGCAGATCGCCGATATCGTGATCTCCGCGGCCGATGGTTATTCCACAATATTCGGGATGCTCGATGGCCGATACCTGAACGACAGGATCAACTCCTACTACGAGGCCATACCAAAGAACGAACCGTTCGGCATAGAGGTCAATCTGGGAGTGAATCGCGATGTCTCCAGCGAACCGCACGCCATCACCCTACTTCTCGAGACCCCTCTCAAGATAGAGGACAGGGAGGAAGATTCAATCTACCTCGAGCTCTTCGACAACGATAGCGGATTGTGCCCCAAGGGCAAGGGTATCATCAAGGCCGATCTGGTGGGTAGTTACGAGTACTGGAAGGCGCTCCGCACCGACCTGGAGAGGTACCGTGCGGAGAAGGACGAGATTGCCAGGCGCGTGATCGATATCCTCGAGGAGAGGTTCCCCGGGTTGAGGGACCAGGTCGAGGTCGTGGATGTCACCACTCCCGTGACCTGCGAGAGGTACACCGGCAACCTTCATGGGTATCAGCCATGGCCATCAAAGGTGCACACCAGGAAAGTCATGAAGGAGGGTCTGAGCAGGACGCTACCAGGACTCGAAGGTTTCTTCATGGTCGGCCAGTGGGCCGGAGCCACCGTCGGCGTGAGCACCGTAGCCCTCATGGGAAGGGACACGATCGAGAAGCTGTGCAGGATGGACAAGAAGAGATTCGTGAGCCAGATTGTTTGATGAGTAATTCACCACCCAGCGAATCTTTCAAGCATTCGGTAACTAGTATATATGCCGGGTTAGAATCGATTAGGAGGGATACAATGGCCAAGGTCAAAGTGGCAGCGAAATCGGAGCTTGGTACGAACAAGATGATGGGGCTGGACCTGCAGGGTAGATACATTCTTCTGGTGAATATAAATGGGGAGTATCATGCGATCGATGGGCTTTGCTCCCACCTCAAGGGAAGGCTCTGGGAAGGAAGCTTGATGGGTAACATCGTCAAGTGCCCACGGCACGGGGCAGAATTCGATATTCTAACAGGCAGGGCTGTCAAGAAGCCGAGGATCCCACTCGCCAAGGCCAAGAACCTGAACAAGTACGAGGTGACTGTGGAAGGGGACGACATATTTCTTGACCTTTGATCCGAGACGATGGGGTTTGTCAGAGAACTCTTAGGAACCGACGATATTTCACTCTTTGTACACATCAGAAGAATACAATTCAAACGCTGGAAGGGGTCAGATATGGATATCGATGATGCGTAAGTACCGACATCCTCTAGATCATCTCAAAGACGGAATCTGATGGGTCTTTCCAGTGTCGTAATGCCCAGGCAGTCCACCTCACCGCCTATCTCCCTTGGGAGCTTAGATGCCTCATATAGGTCTGAGATGAACTTCACCCAAGCTGCAAGGAACCGGATCCTGCCCTCCAGAGAAGGATAAGGGACGTCGAAACCGGTTAACGTGTTCACCCTTTCCAACCCCTCCTCGACCCCGGTCCGAAGGTTCTTGTATAGGCCGTAGTCTCCGTTATACCAGACCGTCTCGACCTTTTCATCAGGTTGGAGGTCATGTCCGTACTCCTTTCCGGTGATGTAATCGTGGATCTCCAGATCCGTGTAACTTCCCTCGCAGTTGCGCACATGATAGAAAGCGGGCCACCTTTGTCCCCTGAGCTCCTCGTATCCGGCCAGGTGGAAACCAAGAGGCCTCTTCTCCTCACCCATGGACTTCTGGAGCTCTTCTCTGAGGGCATCGGCGAAATCACCCAGTGTGGCTATTCCTTCGTACCTGCGGATGAAATCCTCCATCCAGATATCGGCGAACACCTCGCCGGTAATTGATCTGATCCTGCCGGCTCCCCACATGGATACCCCCGCGTTCAGGTAAGGGATGTATTGAAGCTTTCTAGCACCCTGGAGAACCCTCTGCCGTATGGCTCCTGAGGGCGTCAGCTCCCTGAAGTTGTAGGCACTGTCGGCGACCATCGCTATACCGAACGGCGTGATCTCGGTGATTATCAGGGTCATGTGTTCACCACTTATTGGATGGATATCGAATTCCTTTAGGTATCATTTAAGGTTGCTGAACCGCTTCACCCATAATCTTAATATCATTGCGCAAGGGTTGAGGACACAGGTGTTCAATTGGAGGTTTGGGAAGCAATAGAGACCCGTCGTTCTATCAGAGCATATCAACCCGATCCCATCCCAGATGATGTCCTGAATAGGATTCTTGAGGCAGGCAGGCTCTCTCCATCAGCTGTAAACAGACAACCCTGGCACTTCGTGATCGTCAGGGACGAGAACATGAGAGGCAAGTTGGCCAAGAACGCGAGGTTCGGCAAGTTCATCAAGGAGTCGCCTGTGGTGATTGTCGCTTGCGGTGATACTGAAAATTCTTCCAAGTGGTATATGGTGGACACAGCCATCGCCGTCCAGCAGATGGTGCTGATGGCTACCTCGGAGGGCATTGGCAGCTGCTGGATTGGAAGCATGGACAAATCCGAGGTAAGTGAACTCCTGTCCATACCTGAGAAGTGGGAGGTCGTGGCCATGCTGACACTTGGATACCCTCGGAAGAAGATGAATCTCGGTGCAAAGATCATCGGTGCGCACCGGAGAAAATCGCTGGACGAGATCACTAGCTGGGAACTCTTTGGCTCACCCTTGCACTGAACCTTATGATCCAGTTGGAGATCAACGCTCATCTGAGAGGTACTCTCCCAGTAGCAGCCTGGTATCCTCGGATATCTCTCCCAGGACGCTAATGTCATAGGCTACCTGCATCTTGATCGTTGGGGGGGAAGATCTTAAAAGCTCTCTCAGTCGGCTCTCGGTCGGTTCGGGTCCAAAAGGATGCAGCAATCTGAGGGTCATCGAATATGTTGACCGGAGATCGTTCTCCTTCGGAATAGGATGGGATAGAACGATGTCCAGCACGTCCTCGCCAGGAAGTGTTTCCTCATTGAGTGCGATGTTGATCGCCCTCATTGCAGCGGATCTGCGAGATGGAGCATTGCTGGAGAATTGTTCCCTTAGCAAACCCAATACCTCGTCTGGATCGCTTCTTGCCGCTCCCCCAAGAAGGGCGGATGCAAAGATGGCCGTCACCTCCTTTTCCTCGGAGAGGAGATCCTTCGCATGGGACAAGGCTTCGTATGGTTTCTTCTCTGCCCCATCGACCAAACCGCTCCAGAACATCTCCCCCGCTAGCTTCTCGTTGACCTTCCGAGATAGTTTTTCGATCATAGGCATGAAGTCGGGACTGCCTATCTCTGATTCAAGAACGTGACAGACAACCGGAAGCCAGTACCAAAAATCTGTTTCCAGCATCATCGAGAAGGCGGTCGTCCTCTCTTCGCTGCTCATCTGGAGACTTCTCTCGTCCCAGTTGACGATCAGCGCCTCATGGCTTTCCGAATCCGATCTGATGGTATATAGAATCTCACCGATCTCTCCGTCCGAGGTCATTGGTCCAGTTAGGTGGCTTCCCATCTATTATGATTCCCATGGCTGTCTATTCATCCTCAAGAACCAGTTCCAGGAAGTGGTCCGCGTCAACATGAAGGTACAGCTGATCCTTAGGGGGCAGGGCGGCCGGCTCGAACTCTTGCCTATCGGAGAGAAGTGACATGTCGATAACCGCTTCCATTGAGCGGACGCCGTGCTTGTATCTCCTGACCTTGATGAGAGCCCTTATCACTCCTGGATTGATGAGCGCCTTCCCGTCCTTGTCGAATATGTGTCCAGCCTTTGCCCTCAGGATGGATCGGAGGATCATGGCCCTCCTGATCATGTAGCATCGATCCGTCTTGTTGGCCGGATTGATGCCCATGATGTTGACGTATCCCCTAAGCCGGCTTACGAAATCTGGCCCCTTCGCTTCGCAGAACTGATCCCATTCCTCCCACGCGTGACGGGCCTCCTCCATGTCGTTGAAATCGTTCTCATCGGTGTACTCCGTGAAGAAGTCCTCGAAGGTATGGCTGGTCCCACCAGCGAAAACGAAAATGGACTTGCCTATGGGGTGGAATGTCTCTCCATCCCTGAATATGCCGTCCTGCATCGGTGCCAGGAAGTACTTGAGCCATCCCTTTCTCTGACCGTAGAAGCAGTCAAACTCGTCGAAGAAAACCAACGGGATCTTCCCTTCAAGTCCAGTGCTCTGTACCTTATGGAATGCGTTTACAAGATCATCCAGCGAACGGAACTGGGAGACGTTGAACTCCAGCTTCTCGATCTTATCGGGCTGAAGGCTCTTCGATATCTGAGTGACCCCGTATGTCTTACCTGATCCAGGTTGTCCGAACACCGCGATGGAAAGGGGTGTAGTCACATCCCTCTTGGAGAGGTACTCGTCAAGCAGGTTCATGATGCTCTTGTAGCTCTCGATCTCGGTGCGGTCCACCGTTCGAAGCTCTCCGAAACTGGCCACAGGCACGCGGATCATGGGTGATACCGCTCCTTCGATCACCAGCTTATAGGCGATCTCCTCGAGCTCCTCTCCTGCCAGCTCATCCAATATCGTCCAATGCCGCCCCTTTCCCTCACTGAGGGAGGGAATGTCGATACTCGTGAACAGTGGATCGGTCTGGTGGGACTCGAAGATCTCCTTCAGCAGGTAATCTGGTTCGTCTGGTGGACTTCCGTAACCGTGGAGGAAGAGTCTCCTTGCCGCGGCGAGCCCGTCCTGCACTCCCTTGCCTATCACCTCCATTCCATCCTGGAACAGCCTAGCGGTGAGAGCGGACACGAAAGCCGAGGTTAGGCCCTGCATCTGGCCTGGCCAGTCATCCTTGTAGTCATCCTCCATGACCATCGGGTCGTAATAGAGGGTGTTCATCATCGTCTGCTGATCCTTATGGCAGAGAATGGCCCCCTCTATGCCGAACATCACCACCAGGTACCGCGATCTCATCAGCTGAGTGATCACCGGGTCGTGATAGGCGTGCCATTCGAAATCCTGGGCTGTCCGCTCCCAAGAAAGCCTCCTGGAGATATTGATCCCGCACAGCCTGAGGCTGTTGGCGTTCACCACCGTTACCAGGTTCTCACCGTTCTCCTCTACAAGGTGTTCCCAGAGAGGTCCCTCGGCCAAGGGTCGGTTCATCTTCACGATCACCAAGGGCTTCGATTCTCCATCAAGGACAGAAGGCCAGACCTCCGGCCGATCACGAAAACCGTTTCCACTATCGTCCAGGACGACAATATCGACCTCATCGATATCTCTGCTAATGGTGAGAGGAGAGAGTACGCAACTTCTGGGTCCAGAGTACCCCTCGAATTTCTCCACCCGGTATACCAATTCTCCCTGGTCCTTATCCAGATTTGAGAGGGAAAACACCCCCACCTCTGCCATTGAGTGGAGGACATCCTCCGAGGACACGTCAGATAGGTCCTTCACTTCCTGCCCGATCACCTGGGCACTGGTAGCGGCTTCCACCATCTTTGCTAGGAGAAGTGAGCCTCCCGGTCTGGGCACCATCTTGAACACAGGCCCGGCAAGCCAGTTCTGCTCCCCCTCATCCTGACGAACCTGGCATTTCCATTGGAGCCAGTCTATTGCGGCATCACCCGTGACCACTAGCTTCCTGGTTCGAGGCGATGGTTTAGATTCCTGATGCATTGGATCGAATCTCCTAGGTTTCCCTCAATTCTACAGACGGACTTAAAAAGGTATCTGAAGGCCAGGCTTCTCTGGGCAGTGGTATCAGCTCTTGCGGTCCACGTTGCGCTCTTCTTCCTCCATGTATGCGGAACCACATGCAGGGCAGGTATTGGGCTTGACGCCCTCTCTCCTGAGCCAGGAGTGACCACAACTTCCGCAGCGGACCTTGTTGAATTCTATGTCCTTTATATCGGCGTTGGATATCATGTCTCCATTCCTCTGAAAATCAACACACCGAGTTCCATATAAGGACTTCGGAGCTAATCCGTGCTGATAACGACCGGACGATATTAGGGAATAATCACGCATTTTCAATGAGGGAAAGAAGGGATTTCAGCTCAATGAAACTCGATGTACCGGCATCCACGCATTTCGCAGGTCCACTTGAAGACAAGTTGTTCAAATACCAAGAATTACAAACTCTATTGCCCATTAGCTCCCTAGCTAGGGAGAATCATCATGCTGGAGATCAACCCACGATCCGCGGTGGACTATCTGAAACGAATTGAAATGACTCCAGAGGATTCCAAGCCGACCGCAAGACCACTTGGCGGTGGGATTTCCAATCAGGTCATCATGATAGAATGGGACGATGGTTGCCTCGTGGTCAAGCAGCCACGTGAGAAACTCAATGTGAAAATGGATTGGCCGGCTGACCTTCGAAGGATTCATATCGAGGCCGATGCGCTGAGAACATATCGAAGGCTGATGGAGGAATCAGACCTGGACTGGGCCAGTGTTCCGGCGGTACACCACGAGGATTTTGAGGAGCACATCATTGCGATGGAGTGCATACCTAGCGAAAAGACAGAAATGTGGAAGACCGAGCTCCTGGGAGGTGATGTAGATATCGAGGTGGCCCAAAGATTAGGAACTCTATTAGGAAAGGTACAGTTCCTGGCTTCGAAGGATTCCCGTATAAGGTCCAGGTTCTCCTTTAAGGAACACTTCGATGAGCTCAGGATTGATCCCTACCACCGTACCACGGCAAGCAGGAATCCGGACGTTGCCAAAATAATTCTCAAGGAGGCGGATAGGGTGTACTCGGAGGGGATGACCATCGTCCACGGAGATTACAGCCCTAAAAGCATCCTGGTGAACCGCTCTGGACGTGGAGCACAGCTCTGGTTATTCGACATGGAGGTAGCCCATTGGGGAGATCCCTCCTTCGATACGGGATTCATGCTCAACCACCTGTTCATCAAGTCCGTCCATTTGACAGACAGGAGAGAAGAGTTCATAGAGGCGGCCATGAGATTCTGGGAGTCGTACGACACATGCGTCGATTGGGATATTGAGAAGGAGACGGTGAGCGAGCTGGGATGCCTGATGCTGGCCCGAGTTGATGGGAAATCTCCAATCGAATATCTGAACTCAGCTCGAGAGGCGCAAACTCTCAAGCGGATCTCCAAGAGATCGTTGAAGGAGGGCCTGAGATCGCTGCAGGATTTCGCCGATATCGTCAGAGAGGAGGTAAATCAATGACTGTCATTAGGGAAGTCGATGCCTGGGAGGTCCTCGATTCGAGGGGAAACCCTACGGTCAGGACAATGATCCGAACCGATAGTGGAAAAGGGATATTCACCGTACCTTCTGGTGCTTCAACGGGAGCCCACGAGGCGCTGGAGCTGAGAGATGGCGGATCAAGAATGGGTGGAAAAGGAGTACGCCGGGCTGTCGAAAACATCCTGAAGGAACTTGCGCCTGTGGTACAGGGCATGGATGCATCAGACCAGAGGGGCATAGATCTCGCCCTGGTCGAGAAGGACGGTACTGACAATCTTTCCAACCTGGGAGCAAACGCCGTACTGGGAGTATCTGGAGCGTCAGCTCATGCCGCTGCTAATTCACTGGGCATACCGCTTTACGTCCACTTATCTGACGGGAAACCTGGCAGAATTCCCATGCCCCTGTTCCAGATGCTCAATGCTGGAGTTCATGCCCAGGGGGGCATCGAGGTCCAGGATTTCTCGATCATCCCCACCCGTGCCCATTCTCTCATGGAGGCCTATGAGATTGCCTGGGCGGTCTTCAATGAGATAAGGGGAATGGTCATCGAATCCGGTAACCAGCCTGTGGTGGGAGACGAAGGCGGCCTTTCGCCACCGCTGGGAAGTATTGCTGAAGCGTTCGAGCTTGTTGAGGGAGGCATCGAGAGGGCAGGGCACAGCCATTCGCGGGGTGACGTAGCTCTGGCGTTGGACGTTGCATCAACACATTTCTGGGATCCTGCTTCTGGCGATTACCTGTTGGAGAGCGAGGAAAAGAGGTTCTCCAGAGAAGAATGGGTCGATCAAATCAGTGAGTGGGTCGAGGACCATCACATCGTTTCCGTCGAAGACCCCTTAGGAGAGGATGACTGGGATGGCTGGAGAGAGCTCACACTCAGGATCGGTGGTAGATGTCAGGTGCTTGGTGACGACCTTCTCGTCACCAACCTGGAGCGGCTGAAAAGAGCAATAGAGGAGGGGACAGCCAATGCCATTCTGATCAAGCCCAACCAGGTTGGAACGATTACCGGTGCGGTGGCGGCCACAAGAAAAGCAAAGGAGGCAGGCTTTGGAACTGTCATATCGGCAAGGTCGGGGGAAACCTGTGACACGACCATATCCGACCTAGCAGTAGGTCTCGACGCCGGGCAGTTAAAGCTCGGCTCTCACATAGGCTCCGGGAGAACATCGAAGTACAATCGGCTCTTGGAAATCACCAAAGAATACGGAGCGAAATATGCGGGATTCGCAGCCCTTTCCTTTAACGGCGATTAATGTTAACACCATTGAATTATCCACCTAGAAAACTTAGAGAATAATCAAATTTTTAGAAAAGAGCGCACAATATTATTATTCTCAAAATAGATAATATGTGATTTTACGAATGTAACTTAACGGAGTTTATATCTATTTTTCTAGACAATTTTGTATATAATTTTCTTGCTATTTCCCTTATTAATCCAGTAGAGAAGTACTTATAAGGTGAGAAGGGTTCTCCGACCCAATGGCAACCCAACATTGGAAGGGATTGTTGGGTATATTCGATGATTAGGGGGCTTCAAAGAGCAGCTTGCCTTTTTGAAAGCAGCATTGAATCGATAAATGCCGTGAACAGAAACCCTCCCACAAAAGTAGGACGGAAGGGGGAGGAACGTTTGAAGCAATCGAACAGAATACCACACATGCTAGCCACCATCATAGTGGTGGCTGTTGCGGCGATGTTCATCGGTACAGCGATTTCTGGGATATCTAGCTCAGCTGGTGAGCATCAGGAGCAAATAGACATCTCCGTGGGGGCGGACAGTCCCCCAATCATGATGAGTATCGTCAATAGCAATCTAAGTATCACTTACCATAATCCGTCTCAAGATGATTTAGCGAGTTTGAAGAGCGTCTGGGGTGTAAGGGATGAGAGTGGCAATTACAATGTGCTCATGGACAAGATGGGTACAGGTCTTGCCCCTCTGACCAGTAGTGAATGGGACGCTTTATCCAGCAGTATCAACCTGGTAGATGGCGTAACCAGCCTCGGAAGCATACCGAGCTCGGTCGACATCTCCACCGAACCCTACTTCCCCAAGGTCGCTACCCAGGGGCTTCAAGGTTCATGCGCTGCGTGGGCGATCACTTACTACGCCTATGGATATCTCGAAGCAAAGGACAATGGATGGACCGGTGCCAGTACTGGTAACCCCGCCCACCTGATCTCCCCCGCATGGACATACAACCGTGCGAACGGAGGTACGGATTCAGGATCCTCGATCATCAGGAACACCGACATCATAAAAGAGTGGGGGGTGGCAACGATGGCTACCATGCCTTACTCCGACACAGATTTCAGTTCCTGGGGAAGCGAGAGTGCTATGAGAGAGGCTCCACTTCACAGGTCTGTTGATTTCTTCACAATGAGTTTCAACGGCGATGCTACCGTTGAAGACGTGAAGGAACTTCTCGCATCAGGGACCCCAGTAACGATCGCCTTCGATGCCAATATGTATCAGCCTGGATTCGCTGATGGCAACTGGAAGATCT from Methanomassiliicoccales archaeon includes the following:
- the eno gene encoding phosphopyruvate hydratase, producing MTVIREVDAWEVLDSRGNPTVRTMIRTDSGKGIFTVPSGASTGAHEALELRDGGSRMGGKGVRRAVENILKELAPVVQGMDASDQRGIDLALVEKDGTDNLSNLGANAVLGVSGASAHAAANSLGIPLYVHLSDGKPGRIPMPLFQMLNAGVHAQGGIEVQDFSIIPTRAHSLMEAYEIAWAVFNEIRGMVIESGNQPVVGDEGGLSPPLGSIAEAFELVEGGIERAGHSHSRGDVALALDVASTHFWDPASGDYLLESEEKRFSREEWVDQISEWVEDHHIVSVEDPLGEDDWDGWRELTLRIGGRCQVLGDDLLVTNLERLKRAIEEGTANAILIKPNQVGTITGAVAATRKAKEAGFGTVISARSGETCDTTISDLAVGLDAGQLKLGSHIGSGRTSKYNRLLEITKEYGAKYAGFAALSFNGD